In Miscanthus floridulus cultivar M001 chromosome 5, ASM1932011v1, whole genome shotgun sequence, one genomic interval encodes:
- the LOC136452166 gene encoding serine/threonine-protein phosphatase PP1-like: MMTTRASMGAMDAAAVDEVVRRLVEGGRGGRQVQLSEAEIRQLCVEAKQVLLSQPNLLRIHAPVKICGDIHGQFVDLLRLFDLGGYPPTSTYIFLGDYVDRGKQSLETICLLLAYKLKYPDNIYLLRGNHEDAKINRVYGFYDECKRRFNVRLWKIFCDCFNCLPMAALIDDKVLCMHGGLSPELNSLDQIKDIERPTEIPDYGLLCDLLWSDPSHDTEGWGESDRGVSCTFGADKLVEFLEKNDLDLVCRAHQVVEDGYEFFAERRLVTIFSAPNYCGEFDNAGALLSIDESLMCSFQILKPNETGAPHSRKPLPSKAPK, encoded by the exons ATGATGACGACGCGGGCGTCGATGGGGGCGATGGATGCGGCGGCGGTGGACGAGGTGGTGCGTCGCCTCGTCGAGGGCGGCCGCGGGGGGCGGCAGGTGCAGCTGTCCGAGGCCGAGATCCGCCAGCTCTGCGTGGAGGCCAAACAGGTGCTGCTGTCGCAGCCCAACCTCCTGCGCATCCACGCGCCCGTCAAGATCTGCG GTGATATCCATGGACAATTTGTCGATCTCTTGAGGCTCTTCGATTTGGGTGGTTATCCTCCAACTTCAACTTATATTTTCCTTGGAGACTATGTGGATAGAGGCAAACAAAGCTTAGAAACCATATGTCTGCTTCTGGCATACAAGTTGAAGTACCCTGATAATATATACCTTTTAAGGGGAAACCATgaagatgcaaaaattaacagAGTTTATGGTTTCTATGATGAATGCAAAAGGAGATTCAATGTTCGATTATGGAAGATATTCTGTGATTGCTTCAACTGCTTGCCTATGGCAGCACTTATTGATGACAAAGTATTATGCATGCATGGTGGCCTCTCACCTGAATTGAATAGCTTGGATCAAATAAAAGATATTGAGAGGCCTACCGAAATTCCTGACTATGGTCTTCTGTGCGATCTCCTTTGGTCTGATCCTAGTCACGATACAGAAGGGTGGGGGGAGAGTGATAGAGGTGTTTCTTGCACTTTTGGCGCAGATAAGCTTGTTGAATTTTTGGAGAAGAATGATCTTGACCTTGTGTGCCGAGCTCATCAG GTGGTAGAAGATGGCTACGAATTCTTTGCAGAAAGAAGACTAGTGACGATCTTTTCAGCTCCAAACTACTGTGGCGAATTTGATAATGCAGGTGCTCTATTGAGCATAGATGAAAGCTTGATGTGTTCTTTTCAGATCTTGAAACCAAATGAAACAGGTGCACCACATTCAAGGAAACCTCTTCCAAGCAAG GCACCAAAATGA